From Bacillus sp. FSL K6-3431, the proteins below share one genomic window:
- a CDS encoding DUF6509 family protein, which yields MKITSHSREKLHDPTGILTGERYEFFINIELPEDDEAFTEGGLLLRVIFAVNENQSRVSQYHFIEPSTNNILDFSLSEEEEEMITEYCKENIE from the coding sequence ATGAAAATAACTTCACATTCTAGAGAGAAATTACATGATCCAACAGGGATTTTAACGGGAGAACGTTATGAATTCTTTATTAACATAGAGTTACCGGAAGATGATGAGGCATTCACAGAAGGTGGATTATTGTTGCGAGTCATTTTTGCGGTCAATGAAAATCAATCGCGTGTTAGTCAGTATCATTTTATTGAGCCGTCAACAAACAATATTCTTGATTTTTCCTTATCTGAAGAAGAAGAAGAAATGATTACTGAATATTGTAAAGAAAACATTGAATAA
- a CDS encoding DMT family transporter — protein sequence MNSNWIKVFIAAFFEVFWVIGLKHANDFWTWFGTVISIIISFYLMIMAGRKLPVGTVYAVFVGIGTAGTVFSEIIFFGESFKISKLILILLLLAGVIGLKLVTEDKVQEGNDT from the coding sequence TTGAATTCGAATTGGATTAAAGTATTTATTGCTGCATTTTTTGAAGTTTTCTGGGTTATTGGCTTAAAACACGCAAATGATTTCTGGACTTGGTTTGGTACTGTTATCTCTATCATAATTAGTTTCTATTTAATGATAATGGCTGGACGGAAACTACCCGTAGGGACTGTATATGCAGTTTTTGTGGGAATCGGCACAGCAGGAACTGTTTTTTCTGAAATCATATTCTTTGGAGAATCATTCAAGATAAGTAAATTAATTTTAATTTTACTTTTATTAGCAGGTGTCATTGGATTGAAATTAGTGACAGAAGACAAAGTTCAGGAAGGAAATGATACCTAA
- a CDS encoding DUF2243 domain-containing protein has translation MDTGINTARSSYLTRNLWSGILFGLGLAAFIDETIFHQLLHWHHFYDKSTTDIGLVSDGLFHAFSWFATISSLFMVGDLRRRNAFWLKRWWGGMMLGGGAFQLYDGTIQHKIMKIHQIRYVENILIYDLIWNIVAAVMVLIGMLQVFRTRKESKLLRGRSVNEQ, from the coding sequence ATGGATACTGGAATCAATACAGCTCGGTCTTCCTACTTGACCCGTAATCTTTGGTCGGGCATCCTGTTTGGACTAGGACTAGCCGCCTTTATAGACGAAACTATTTTTCATCAACTATTGCATTGGCATCATTTCTATGACAAATCCACAACGGATATTGGGTTGGTCTCAGATGGTCTTTTTCATGCTTTTAGTTGGTTTGCGACGATCAGTTCGTTATTCATGGTTGGTGACCTTCGCCGCAGAAATGCATTTTGGTTGAAAAGATGGTGGGGTGGAATGATGCTTGGGGGTGGTGCATTTCAGTTATACGACGGTACAATCCAACACAAGATAATGAAAATACACCAGATACGCTACGTAGAAAATATTCTTATTTACGATTTGATATGGAACATAGTTGCTGCTGTAATGGTCTTAATTGGTATGCTACAAGTTTTTCGTACGCGAAAAGAATCAAAACTATTGAGAGGTAGATCCGTAAATGAACAATAA
- a CDS encoding DMT family transporter codes for MAWTSLILAGVFEMFGVAMINKWHKDSNWQSLILLILGFGASFLFLAYAMKTLPMGTAYAIWTGIGASGGAILGMFLYGESKEWKRIIFISMVLGAAIGLKLVS; via the coding sequence ATGGCATGGACTTCTTTAATTTTAGCTGGGGTGTTTGAAATGTTTGGTGTGGCCATGATTAATAAATGGCACAAGGATTCGAATTGGCAATCCTTGATTTTATTAATTCTGGGATTTGGAGCAAGTTTTCTGTTTCTTGCATATGCAATGAAAACACTGCCCATGGGGACGGCTTATGCCATTTGGACTGGAATCGGGGCGTCTGGCGGAGCAATCTTAGGCATGTTTTTATATGGTGAATCAAAGGAATGGAAACGAATTATTTTTATTTCTATGGTTTTAGGTGCAGCAATAGGATTAAAACTTGTCTCATAA
- a CDS encoding cation diffusion facilitator family transporter has product MSFFQLLKKGNTSSGVAALGNAALAIIKGFAAAFSGSGTMFASAMHSLADAVNQGFVFIGSAISEMKPSKRFPLGFGRVVNIFCMVAVIVVTIMAYETVKEGWHLLFHPTESSKLLLNLAVLIIAFFVDGFILLKAMKEILKETRAETKGMILFTAFKQAPKASPATRLVFYEDLVATSGAVLAIVGIILSQFFGLLEADGVVSILIGILMFFVAFRVGYDNMVGLIGVAAPADVEKKVANMILGQPEVVDIYELRIIQEGRMFHIDSTIELVKGMSLADADDIKFKVKDHLLRDSDIADVTIGIIEDDDILRWKT; this is encoded by the coding sequence ATGAGTTTTTTTCAATTATTGAAAAAAGGGAATACTTCATCCGGAGTTGCCGCCCTCGGTAATGCAGCACTTGCTATTATTAAAGGATTTGCGGCAGCATTCAGTGGAAGTGGGACGATGTTCGCCTCCGCTATGCATTCGTTGGCAGATGCGGTCAATCAAGGGTTTGTTTTCATAGGAAGTGCAATTTCAGAAATGAAGCCAAGCAAACGGTTCCCGCTCGGTTTCGGGAGAGTAGTTAATATTTTCTGTATGGTCGCGGTCATTGTAGTGACTATCATGGCATATGAAACAGTAAAGGAAGGTTGGCATCTACTGTTTCATCCAACGGAGTCGAGTAAACTTTTATTAAATCTCGCCGTTCTAATCATTGCATTTTTCGTTGATGGGTTTATTTTGTTAAAAGCAATGAAAGAAATTTTGAAAGAAACACGTGCTGAAACAAAAGGAATGATATTGTTTACCGCTTTTAAACAAGCTCCTAAAGCTTCACCTGCCACAAGATTAGTGTTTTATGAAGATTTAGTTGCTACATCAGGTGCAGTACTAGCCATTGTTGGAATTATCCTATCTCAGTTCTTTGGTCTGTTAGAAGCTGACGGTGTCGTTTCTATTTTGATTGGGATTTTGATGTTTTTTGTAGCCTTTCGTGTCGGCTATGATAATATGGTCGGACTAATTGGTGTAGCAGCTCCTGCTGATGTAGAAAAGAAAGTTGCTAATATGATTCTGGGACAACCAGAAGTAGTTGATATTTATGAATTAAGAATTATCCAGGAAGGAAGAATGTTTCATATCGACAGTACCATTGAGTTGGTAAAAGGCATGTCCCTAGCGGATGCAGATGATATTAAATTCAAAGTAAAAGATCATTTACTGAGAGATTCAGATATTGCGGATGTAACGATTGGAATCATAGAAGACGACGACATCCTAAGGTGGAAAACATAA
- a CDS encoding putative holin-like toxin: MTVFQALMFAIAFASLIIAILSFNQKK; encoded by the coding sequence ATGACAGTTTTTCAAGCATTAATGTTTGCGATTGCATTTGCAAGCTTAATTATTGCTATTCTGTCATTTAACCAAAAAAAATAA
- a CDS encoding formylglycine-generating enzyme family protein produces the protein MVKIPGGEIELRDDRIKSKWKAEIKPFLLAPYPVPTGLYHAIANKSSRAFDGELKPIVNISWNDAIYFCNLLSQEVGLKKCYSISNGGENIICDWGSNGYRLPSEAEWQYACKAGTTGYRYGELDKIAWYSENSGGKVLEVGKKEPNAWGLYDMLGNVWEWCWDIYDEQVYGSYRIFRGGSWAEEARGCGASCRRRSHPSFFIDDLGFRLAQSY, from the coding sequence ATGGTAAAAATTCCAGGGGGAGAAATAGAATTAAGAGACGATAGAATAAAAAGCAAATGGAAAGCTGAAATAAAACCGTTTCTTCTTGCTCCGTATCCAGTACCTACGGGCCTGTACCATGCTATTGCAAATAAATCATCTCGCGCATTTGACGGAGAACTAAAACCGATTGTGAATATTTCTTGGAATGATGCCATTTATTTTTGTAATTTACTTTCACAGGAAGTCGGACTAAAAAAGTGTTATTCGATAAGTAATGGTGGGGAAAATATTATTTGTGATTGGGGATCAAACGGTTATCGACTACCTTCAGAAGCGGAGTGGCAATATGCATGTAAAGCAGGGACTACTGGTTATAGGTATGGAGAGCTTGATAAGATTGCCTGGTACAGCGAAAATTCAGGAGGAAAAGTCCTTGAAGTAGGGAAAAAGGAACCGAATGCATGGGGTCTGTATGATATGTTAGGAAATGTTTGGGAGTGGTGTTGGGATATATATGATGAACAAGTTTACGGCTCTTACCGAATTTTTCGAGGAGGTAGCTGGGCTGAGGAGGCCAGGGGTTGTGGGGCTTCGTGCCGTCGTCGTAGCCATCCGTCATTTTTCATAGACGATCTTGGATTCCGTCTTGCCCAATCTTATTAA
- a CDS encoding NUDIX domain-containing protein codes for MEANYCLSCGHPMEIRNIGGENRKACTNCPFVFWGDYSIGVGALVIKDEKLLLVRRAQNPGKGLWTNPGGFIEQHEPIENCIIREVLEETGIISKVNGIIALRDQPRDTHNVYIVFSMEYVEGYPHPDNEEVDGAGFFSHDEMKSMDVAELTRDLADIAFSKPTHGLVTLPKHISGLYCIQKTKVGNEI; via the coding sequence GTGGAAGCTAATTATTGTTTATCTTGTGGTCACCCAATGGAGATTCGTAACATAGGGGGAGAAAATCGAAAAGCATGTACAAATTGTCCCTTTGTTTTTTGGGGGGATTATAGTATTGGTGTCGGCGCACTAGTTATAAAAGATGAAAAACTCCTGCTAGTCCGTCGAGCCCAAAACCCTGGAAAAGGTTTATGGACTAATCCAGGAGGTTTTATCGAACAGCATGAACCGATTGAAAATTGCATTATCCGGGAAGTATTAGAAGAGACGGGTATTATCTCTAAAGTGAATGGAATCATAGCACTTAGAGATCAACCTCGAGATACGCACAATGTGTACATTGTATTTTCCATGGAGTACGTAGAAGGCTATCCACATCCAGATAATGAAGAGGTCGATGGTGCGGGCTTTTTTAGCCATGATGAAATGAAATCAATGGACGTGGCTGAGTTGACTCGTGATCTAGCAGATATCGCATTTTCTAAGCCAACACATGGTTTAGTTACTCTTCCAAAACATATTTCTGGCTTATATTGTATACAAAAAACAAAAGTTGGTAATGAAATATAG
- a CDS encoding M20 family metallopeptidase, with the protein MRNQLLKMLEERKEEMVDIRRYLHEHPELSFHEEKTAQYIVDFYKGKEVEVQTNVGNGFGIIVTINGGKVGKTIGLRADFDALPIVEETDVPFKSKNEGVMHACGHDGHTAYLLILADCLIELKDQIPGTIKIIHQHAEETPPGGAKSIVESGALDDLDAVYGTHLFPTDPTGVVGYRSGFAMAGRTYFKLVIQGVGGHGSSPHLANDAIVAGSHFITAVQTIISRRLDPFEVGVVTIGSFDGKGSFNVIKDSVTLEGDVRYMNSDTQEKIDKEVHRIARGIETEFGVKCELTYTSDYPPLYNDPAITADVVASLKSMNDPDIKNVIEFPKFSGSEDFSYYAAKIPGCFFFIGCKPKGVDTAYFNHHPKFDIDEDALLVAAKSVGQVVCSYYNIV; encoded by the coding sequence ATGAGGAATCAACTATTAAAAATGTTGGAAGAAAGAAAAGAAGAAATGGTCGACATTCGCAGATACTTGCATGAACACCCAGAGCTTAGCTTTCATGAGGAAAAAACAGCCCAATATATCGTTGATTTTTATAAAGGTAAAGAGGTAGAAGTTCAAACCAATGTTGGGAATGGCTTCGGTATTATCGTCACGATTAATGGAGGTAAGGTTGGGAAAACGATTGGTCTGCGTGCGGATTTCGATGCGTTGCCGATTGTAGAAGAAACAGATGTGCCATTTAAATCTAAAAATGAAGGTGTCATGCATGCATGCGGTCACGATGGACATACAGCGTATTTGTTAATACTTGCGGATTGTCTGATCGAATTAAAGGACCAAATTCCGGGTACAATTAAAATTATACATCAACATGCAGAGGAGACACCACCAGGCGGAGCGAAAAGTATTGTTGAATCTGGTGCGCTTGATGATTTAGACGCTGTGTATGGGACTCATTTATTCCCAACTGATCCAACGGGGGTTGTTGGATACCGAAGCGGCTTTGCTATGGCAGGGAGGACGTATTTTAAGTTAGTCATACAAGGGGTTGGTGGTCACGGATCGTCCCCACATTTGGCGAATGATGCAATTGTCGCTGGCTCTCATTTTATCACCGCTGTCCAAACAATTATTAGTAGACGTCTAGATCCTTTTGAGGTTGGGGTTGTTACGATCGGTTCTTTTGATGGAAAAGGTTCTTTCAACGTAATAAAAGACAGTGTCACTCTTGAAGGCGATGTGCGCTACATGAATAGTGACACCCAGGAAAAGATAGATAAAGAAGTTCATCGCATCGCTAGAGGAATCGAGACTGAATTTGGAGTGAAGTGCGAGCTAACGTACACTTCAGATTATCCTCCTTTATATAATGATCCTGCTATCACAGCAGATGTTGTAGCGAGCCTAAAGTCGATGAATGACCCGGATATAAAGAATGTCATTGAATTTCCAAAGTTTTCTGGATCAGAAGATTTTTCCTACTATGCGGCAAAAATTCCCGGTTGTTTTTTCTTTATTGGCTGTAAACCAAAAGGCGTCGACACAGCATACTTCAATCATCATCCGAAATTTGACATTGATGAAGATGCATTGCTTGTCGCTGCAAAATCAGTAGGACAAGTAGTTTGCAGTTATTACAATATTGTATAA
- a CDS encoding DedA family protein, which translates to MEQWITQIMEQYGYFGILFLIALENVFPPIPSEVILTLGGFMTTRTSLRISGVILFSTIGSTLGAILLYGIGTLLDINKLEQITDKWGHIVRLKKTDIHKAETWFEKYGVWTVFLCRFIPLIRSLISIPAGMSRMNFGVFIVLTAFGTFIWNAVLINIGAAVGASWQTIVNVMDVYSTVIYSGIAIIGILFLWLFYKNRF; encoded by the coding sequence ATGGAACAGTGGATCACGCAGATAATGGAACAATATGGGTATTTCGGGATTCTTTTCTTAATTGCACTCGAGAATGTATTTCCCCCGATTCCTTCTGAAGTTATATTAACGCTTGGTGGATTTATGACGACGCGAACAAGTTTAAGAATTTCCGGTGTTATATTGTTTTCAACGATTGGCTCCACACTAGGTGCGATTTTACTTTATGGAATTGGCACATTGCTTGATATTAACAAATTAGAACAGATTACCGACAAGTGGGGGCATATTGTCCGACTAAAAAAAACAGACATACATAAAGCAGAAACATGGTTTGAGAAATATGGGGTCTGGACAGTGTTTTTGTGTCGGTTTATTCCATTAATCAGAAGTTTAATTTCAATACCTGCAGGCATGTCACGTATGAACTTTGGAGTTTTTATTGTTTTAACTGCTTTTGGCACATTTATTTGGAATGCTGTCCTCATAAATATCGGTGCAGCGGTAGGGGCTTCTTGGCAAACAATTGTTAACGTAATGGATGTATATTCTACTGTTATTTATAGTGGGATAGCTATTATTGGCATTCTTTTTCTATGGCTGTTTTATAAAAACAGATTTTAA
- a CDS encoding cytochrome c oxidase assembly protein, with protein sequence MNNNHIYDGSGNPFEFILLLLIVMILIIYVLATVLSNRRYKRWPLYRTFFWILGVFCAASAVVGPLANSAHIDFTVHMLGHLLLGMLAPLLMVLGAPMTLVLRTLNVKTARRISSMLKSRPVRTLSDPIIATLLNLGGLWVLYTTDLFSAMHQNILLHLFIHLHVFIAGYLFTISMIYIDPTPHRSSFKYRAIVLIIALASHGILSKYIYAYPPTGVLAVQAEIGGMIMYYGGDAIDIMLIIILCLQWFRATRPRTKVLESVGS encoded by the coding sequence ATGAACAATAATCATATTTATGATGGAAGTGGAAATCCTTTCGAGTTTATACTGTTGTTATTGATTGTAATGATATTGATTATCTATGTCCTAGCTACTGTTTTATCAAATCGTCGTTACAAACGATGGCCGTTATATCGAACTTTCTTCTGGATCTTAGGAGTTTTTTGTGCGGCTTCAGCAGTTGTCGGTCCCTTAGCGAATAGTGCTCATATTGATTTCACGGTGCATATGCTTGGTCATTTACTTCTCGGAATGCTTGCACCACTTCTTATGGTATTAGGAGCGCCAATGACTCTTGTTCTGCGAACACTCAATGTGAAAACAGCCCGACGCATTTCAAGTATGCTCAAGAGCAGGCCTGTTCGAACGCTTAGTGATCCAATTATCGCAACCTTGCTCAATTTGGGTGGGTTATGGGTTCTTTATACGACGGATTTATTCTCGGCGATGCATCAAAATATTCTTCTTCATTTGTTCATACACCTCCATGTTTTCATTGCAGGCTATCTATTTACCATATCGATGATTTATATTGATCCAACACCACATAGGTCTAGTTTTAAATATCGGGCAATTGTGTTAATAATTGCTTTGGCTAGTCATGGCATCTTATCAAAATACATTTATGCTTACCCACCTACTGGCGTACTCGCTGTACAGGCTGAAATAGGGGGTATGATAATGTATTATGGTGGGGATGCAATTGATATTATGCTGATAATTATTCTTTGTTTGCAATGGTTCAGAGCCACTCGACCAAGAACAAAAGTACTTGAATCGGTAGGCTCTTAA
- the proB gene encoding glutamate 5-kinase: MKKKRIVVKIGSSSLTNDRGEIDQEKFQDHVNAVAALRKAKHEVILVSSGAVAAGFAMLGYPSRPVTIKGRQAAAAVGQSLLIESYIEKFSTFNIIPAQILLTRNDFSNREQYRNAFSTIIELLERGILPIINENDTVSVEELTFGDNDMLSALVSGFIHADQLIILTDINGIYDANPHTNRIANKLHHLEDITDEMLLSADGPGSKVGTGGMKSKLLAAKTSLSLGVPVFIGNGVGSEKLLNILHGSGDGTYISNDSLDSINTNRQWIAYHSESAGKIYVDQGAEEAILYNGRSLLPAGVFKVSGTFKKGDVVEVYGLNGLLGKGEVSCSSDHLKKEMEKRREEHSSLPPTPSVEIIHRDRWVQI, translated from the coding sequence ATGAAGAAAAAGCGAATTGTTGTTAAAATTGGCAGTAGTTCTTTAACAAATGACAGGGGAGAAATTGATCAGGAAAAATTCCAAGATCATGTGAACGCGGTTGCCGCACTCCGAAAAGCGAAACATGAGGTAATCCTAGTTTCTTCAGGTGCTGTTGCGGCCGGTTTTGCCATGTTAGGCTATCCGTCCAGACCCGTCACTATTAAAGGACGGCAAGCTGCTGCAGCTGTAGGACAAAGTTTATTAATTGAATCCTATATTGAGAAGTTTAGTACATTTAACATTATTCCGGCTCAAATTTTATTAACGAGAAATGACTTTTCAAACAGGGAGCAATATCGGAATGCATTTTCAACAATTATAGAGTTGCTTGAGCGTGGGATTTTACCAATTATTAATGAAAACGATACTGTATCCGTCGAAGAATTGACTTTTGGTGATAATGATATGCTCTCAGCACTAGTTAGTGGCTTCATTCACGCTGACCAACTTATCATATTAACGGATATTAATGGCATTTATGATGCAAATCCACATACAAATCGAATAGCTAATAAGCTACACCATTTGGAAGATATTACAGATGAAATGTTGTTATCTGCGGATGGTCCGGGATCAAAGGTAGGAACCGGAGGCATGAAGTCAAAATTATTAGCTGCAAAAACCTCCCTATCACTCGGGGTTCCCGTTTTTATTGGTAATGGAGTCGGTAGTGAGAAACTACTAAATATATTACATGGCAGTGGTGATGGAACGTATATTTCTAATGATTCTCTCGACTCAATCAATACAAACAGACAATGGATTGCCTATCATTCTGAGTCAGCTGGGAAAATCTATGTCGACCAAGGAGCAGAAGAAGCCATTTTATATAATGGTAGAAGCTTATTGCCAGCTGGGGTATTCAAAGTGAGTGGTACCTTCAAAAAGGGTGATGTCGTAGAAGTATATGGACTAAATGGCTTGCTAGGTAAAGGGGAAGTGAGTTGTTCATCCGATCATTTAAAAAAAGAGATGGAAAAGCGTAGGGAGGAACATTCATCATTACCACCGACACCTTCAGTAGAAATCATTCATCGCGATCGTTGGGTGCAAATATAG